The segment TCGAGGACGCGCTCAAAGTCGCACGCCTGACCCAAGCGGCCTGGGCCTCGGAAGAGAAGGGTGGCGCGCCGGTCGACGCTTAGACCGGCAGCTTCTCGGCGTTGACGGTCAGACCGTCCTTCGCGAAATCGCGGTAGAAGCACGATCGGTAATGGTCGTGGCACGCCGCTCCGACCTGCTTGACGAAGATCAAGAGCGTATCGAGGTCGCAGTCGATGGTGATTCGCTCGACATGCTGCAGGTGACCGCTGCTCTCCCCCTTCACCCAGAATTTCTGCCGCG is part of the Chthonomonas sp. genome and harbors:
- the hisI gene encoding phosphoribosyl-AMP cyclohydrolase, yielding MELLDQLKYNADGLIPAIIQDSENGQVLMMAWMNRESLVQTLETGLCTYWSRSRQKFWVKGESSGHLQHVERITIDCDLDTLLIFVKQVGAACHDHYRSCFYRDFAKDGLTVNAEKLPV